From Salvelinus namaycush isolate Seneca unplaced genomic scaffold, SaNama_1.0 Scaffold794, whole genome shotgun sequence, one genomic window encodes:
- the LOC120042868 gene encoding eukaryotic translation initiation factor 2 subunit 1-like encodes MTTTTLERTEGLSVLNQAMAAIKEKIEEKRGVFNIQMEAKVVTDIDETELARQLEQLERENAEVDGDDEDGEMEAKAED; translated from the exons ATGACCACCACCACACTGGAGCGCACAGAGGGTCTCTCTGTCCTCAACCAGGCCATGGCTGCCATCAAAGAGAAGATTGAGGAGAAGCGAGGAGTGTTTAACATCCAGATGGAG GCGAAGGTTGTGACCGACATAGATGAGACAGAGCTGGCCCGCCAGctggagcaactggagagagagaacgctGAGGTGGACGGAGATGacgaggatggagagatggaggccAAGGCAGAGGACTAA